One Methanocaldococcus villosus KIN24-T80 genomic window carries:
- a CDS encoding ArsR family transcriptional regulator, with protein sequence MDPIEFIQQSACSIKNTMYKLKLKYNPFSEKPIRGNTKFFVGRVSELREIGEILGAAMHGSVANAAIVGTKGIGKSSMLNIIYYATKKQGHWVVELTASQITPRQFLIQLLYNILIENLISINGTIKSDYMEHSQRILEMYKRLNNYGDKVPIHYPRERIERDLEYLINDVKDEDKLCIILIDEADQFAKKSCLSLLQFFHSFLYEENILAFFAGSPTLMDDLTKISPPIKDRIPKIINMPPLSKDESYDLIRRRLEDAHIDGADTFEPFTEDAIDMIVEECDGIPRKIIMTCSESISIAIKKHLRKIDENIVKEALHHLGISVGHQILNHLTPAQSEIVKAMAKLGGAATVTQLAEYLNKSPSTIGTHLSDIYEMGYIYKERDKNNVYYKLSKELKDVLLGEDNELEL encoded by the coding sequence GTGGATCCTATAGAGTTTATACAACAGTCAGCATGCTCTATAAAAAACACAATGTATAAGCTTAAATTAAAATACAATCCATTTTCAGAGAAGCCAATAAGAGGAAACACAAAATTTTTTGTGGGAAGGGTTAGTGAGCTTAGAGAAATTGGGGAAATCTTAGGAGCAGCAATGCATGGTAGTGTAGCTAATGCAGCCATAGTAGGAACAAAAGGTATTGGGAAAAGTTCAATGCTGAATATTATATATTATGCTACAAAAAAGCAAGGACATTGGGTAGTTGAGCTTACGGCATCTCAGATAACTCCAAGACAGTTCCTTATCCAACTCTTATATAACATATTAATTGAAAATCTTATATCTATAAATGGAACAATAAAATCAGATTATATGGAACACTCTCAAAGAATTTTAGAGATGTATAAGAGATTGAATAACTATGGTGATAAAGTACCTATACATTACCCAAGAGAAAGGATAGAGAGGGATTTGGAATATTTAATAAATGATGTTAAAGATGAGGATAAATTATGCATAATTCTTATTGATGAAGCTGACCAGTTTGCTAAAAAAAGCTGTTTATCCCTATTGCAATTTTTCCATTCATTTTTATATGAGGAAAATATTTTAGCTTTTTTTGCAGGCTCTCCAACATTAATGGATGATTTAACAAAAATATCTCCTCCAATAAAAGATAGAATTCCTAAAATTATAAATATGCCACCATTGTCAAAGGATGAATCTTATGATTTAATCAGAAGGAGGTTAGAAGACGCACATATAGATGGAGCTGATACATTCGAGCCATTTACAGAGGATGCTATAGATATGATAGTTGAAGAGTGTGATGGCATTCCAAGAAAGATAATAATGACCTGCTCAGAATCTATATCAATAGCTATAAAAAAACACTTAAGGAAGATAGATGAGAATATAGTTAAAGAGGCTTTACATCACCTTGGAATAAGTGTAGGACATCAAATTTTAAACCATCTAACCCCTGCACAGTCTGAGATTGTAAAGGCAATGGCAAAGCTTGGAGGAGCTGCTACAGTAACACAGTTAGCAGAGTATTTAAACAAATCCCCAAGCACTATAGGTACTCATCTATCTGACATATATGAGATGGGCTATATTTATAAAGAAAGGGATAAAAACAATGTTTATTACAAACTCTCTAAGGAATTGAAAGATGTGTTATTGGGTGAGGATAATGAATTGGAGTTGTGA
- a CDS encoding Fic family protein, producing the protein MRLIKYFPEEFKNGLYLIPTDKDNISEENKILIGDSVIIKVFSTPNVKKTLSKILYIIKDKYYLFKDINKAVWLKNFLNYVNKKIYFDNYYRAKKAWFRLIKDLFKDLEKDFNRFMGKFINILKVLNPILVFGLHDIRKWNYKKGFINFIKYLRKHNISIVLRYPLEAHGLIKSLFPEAILNVDVAIRYFAKIHGYYISKKVARYLLEITNGNLEMVYIILKHSKREIRNLRELKIPWLKILPYIVDSKYRKLVEVIIEVRSFKIEDIINKVDYSLSTIYRYLNDLVDLGILSKVRYKRYVRFRLKIKKEKILELIKNYSFENWFSIFLMECFPIDVSKFR; encoded by the coding sequence ATGAGATTAATAAAATACTTTCCAGAAGAATTTAAAAATGGATTATATTTAATTCCTACAGATAAGGATAATATTTCAGAGGAAAATAAGATTTTAATAGGTGACAGTGTAATAATTAAAGTATTCTCTACACCAAATGTGAAAAAAACTCTTTCAAAAATTCTTTATATAATAAAAGATAAATATTATCTTTTTAAAGATATTAATAAAGCTGTATGGCTAAAAAATTTCTTGAATTATGTTAATAAGAAGATATATTTTGATAATTATTATAGAGCAAAAAAAGCTTGGTTTAGATTAATAAAAGATTTATTTAAAGATCTAGAAAAAGATTTTAATAGATTTATGGGCAAATTTATAAATATTCTAAAAGTTTTAAATCCAATTCTTGTATTTGGTTTGCATGATATTAGAAAATGGAATTATAAAAAAGGATTTATCAATTTTATAAAATATTTAAGAAAACATAACATATCAATAGTTTTAAGATATCCATTAGAAGCTCATGGGTTAATAAAATCTCTGTTTCCAGAAGCTATTTTAAATGTAGATGTAGCTATAAGATATTTTGCTAAAATTCATGGGTATTATATAAGTAAAAAGGTAGCAAGATATTTATTAGAAATAACTAATGGAAATTTGGAGATGGTTTATATCATATTAAAACATAGCAAAAGAGAAATTAGAAATTTGAGGGAGCTAAAAATACCTTGGCTAAAAATTTTGCCATATATAGTTGATTCGAAATATCGAAAATTGGTAGAGGTTATTATTGAAGTAAGAAGTTTTAAAATAGAAGATATTATCAATAAAGTAGATTATAGTTTATCAACAATTTACAGATATTTAAATGACCTTGTAGATTTAGGTATATTGTCAAAAGTAAGATATAAAAGATATGTTAGATTTAGATTAAAAATTAAAAAAGAAAAAATATTAGAATTGATTAAAAATTACAGTTTTGAAAATTGGTTTTCTATTTTTTTAATGGAATGTTTCCCCATAGATGTTTCTAAATTTCGGTAA
- the mptA gene encoding GTP cyclohydrolase MptA, with translation MNWSCDIQNFEPDVKISLTRVGVKNLKKLIRIKRKNKRPIILLSTFNVFVNLPSSQKGIHMSRNPEVIEEIIDSALEKDSYEIEEIGAEIVKKLFEKHNYATEAEVIMISDFMVKEKSPVSKKLSQEVHKIIGGAKGRKEGEKIKITKIVGAEVIGITACPCAQNLIREISAKNLMKLGYSKEEIERILDAVILATHNQRGIGKIILEIPEGYNVEIMDIIDIIKKSMSSEIYGILKRDDEAYIVEKSHKNPKFVEDCVREMAKHIVEKFSYLPDDTKVVITQINLESIHRHDAFAEKKATLGELRKELCEII, from the coding sequence ATGAATTGGAGTTGTGATATTCAGAATTTTGAACCTGATGTTAAAATTTCTTTAACAAGAGTGGGTGTTAAAAATTTAAAAAAACTTATTAGAATAAAAAGGAAAAATAAAAGGCCAATAATACTATTATCAACATTTAATGTATTTGTTAATCTCCCAAGTTCTCAAAAAGGAATACATATGTCAAGAAATCCAGAAGTTATTGAGGAGATAATAGATTCTGCTTTGGAAAAAGACAGTTATGAGATTGAGGAGATAGGGGCTGAAATAGTAAAAAAGTTATTTGAAAAGCATAATTATGCTACTGAAGCTGAGGTTATTATGATTAGTGATTTTATGGTTAAGGAGAAATCACCAGTATCAAAGAAGCTTTCTCAGGAGGTTCATAAAATTATAGGAGGGGCTAAAGGAAGAAAGGAAGGGGAGAAGATAAAGATAACAAAAATAGTTGGAGCTGAGGTTATAGGGATAACTGCATGTCCATGTGCTCAGAATTTAATAAGAGAAATCTCAGCAAAAAATTTAATGAAGTTAGGATATAGTAAGGAGGAGATAGAGAGGATATTAGATGCTGTTATATTAGCAACTCACAATCAGAGGGGAATTGGTAAGATAATATTAGAAATACCTGAAGGGTATAATGTTGAGATAATGGATATAATAGATATTATAAAAAAATCCATGAGCTCTGAAATCTATGGGATATTAAAAAGAGATGATGAAGCTTATATTGTAGAGAAAAGTCATAAAAATCCAAAATTTGTTGAAGACTGTGTTAGGGAGATGGCTAAACATATTGTGGAAAAATTCTCTTATCTCCCTGATGATACTAAAGTTGTGATAACTCAAATAAATTTAGAGAGTATTCATAGACATGATGCATTTGCAGAGAAAAAAGCAACATTAGGAGAATTAAGAAAAGAGCTCTGTGAAATTATCTAA